A region of the Maniola jurtina chromosome 11, ilManJurt1.1, whole genome shotgun sequence genome:
TCATCGGAGAGAAGTTCCCATCAAACCTCCCATACGAGTTGGCCCTCCGTGATGGCATCATCCTCTGCAAGCTAATGAACAAGCTTCAGCCAGGCATCATCTCTAAAGTGAATGTTTCCGGGGGCGACTACAAGTTCATGGACAACATTAGCCAGTGAGTATAATCTTCTTTCTTGTCTAAGATTCAGGAATGGATGTATAGGCAGTGAGTATAATCTTCTTTCTTGTCTAAGATTCAGGAATGGTTGTTGACACAATTCTGTCAACGTCTACTTGCATTagattccatcagcctgtatgcgtccactgctggacatagacctttccaagagcgcgccaccaaacacattcctccgccttcctcatccacccgctacccgccaccttcttcaggcaatcggtccagcgggcatgTAGCTATAATAGAACTGTTGGGAATGAGGGATGTGTACCACAAGTGGTGTGCCGTGCCGGTCCATATTCGTGTGGTGATATCCCTTTCGGCGTCCATGTTTTTCGCCACGTATAAATTACGTaggcaacaaagctaggtttgcacccaaTCATAATCGCTTGTACTGACGGGTGCCAACCTagttttgttgctgactgtaccttcAAGACAAGAgcgaataggtatcttctagacaagcaccagacctcatcattgctatCATCAAAGTATGATTGACGTCAGGCGCAAAAATGCAATGAAAAAATACctctcaaaataatatttttctctttatttcaGATTCCAAAAGGCCTGCATCAAATACGGAGTTCCAGATACGGACCTGTTCCAATCAACTGACCTCTGGGACCAAAAGAACATCGCGCTGGTGACGCAAACAATCTTTGCCCTCGGCAGGacggtaataatataattgtatttttcattataatagGCGAATAACAAATAAATGCGACGaaaatataatatcactagctgatgcccgcgacttcgtctgcgtggatttaggtttttaaaaatcctttgggaactctgattttccaggaaatATAGAATATAGAATATATAGGAATATAGGAAATATAGAATTCCagaaatatagcctatgtccctccgcgggatgcaagctattctctttacctttcgtcaaaatcggttgaacgatggtacggaacccttcgtgcctGATTcagtctcgcacttgaccgatttttgccGGTTCAGAAAAGAGCGCGCTGTATATTGTAGGTGCCTAGATCAAACGaaattacatacttaataataatttttaatgttttcttttggGGTTTTCAGTCATACAAACATCCAGAATGGCGTGGTCCCTTCCTTGGCCCGAGACCTGCTGAAGAAAACCGCCGTGAGTTCAGCGAAGATGTCCTCCGTGCAGGAGAATCAGTTATCGGCCTACAAGCTGGCACAAACAAATTGGCATCACAATCGGGACAAAGCTTCGGTGCTTCGCGCAAGATCATTCTCGGCAAGTGAAGTTACCAAGGCGCTAGGAATCCGAAGCGTTATACAACGAACGCATCATAAGTCTAGGTCATACaatataaatgtaggtagtaATAAACTTATACAAttgaataattttgtaatattattatggatctGTTGACTTACGTAATGATAAGATAACAACCCcagttattttattgttgtggttaatttttaatttaatttatatttttactatgaaCAAACAACTTGACTCCAAACTTATTCCAAAGAATCTAGATAAATAAACTGTGCCTACCTAccgattaaatattttaaattactcCTATTTGCTTAATGTAAGACCTATTTACTTACCTGTTTAATATCATaagtcattattattataatttaataaattaaaatattaagtatgtataaagCTGTTAGCAGAATTCGTaagaaaaatattaggtacctagttatataagtacttacctactttaaataaaagaatatgAAAATTCACGtgggttttatatttttatgcctTTGATGTGGTGTTGAATCAaagaattacctacctactgaattaaatattatagaaaagcctttctttttatttacttacctatttacttattacttattaggtacgTAAAGCAACCTTCAatcgcaaaatattataatatctcaaTTCGTGTTCCCATAGCTTACTTTTAGTCCTGATCTACGAACCCTTTGATCCCAACTCCTgaaaatgtacttacctaattataataaaattattttgtacttcgTCCGATTTCGGATATTGTTCAACTATAGAGCCATCTATTGAGCGGAGGAAAAATCAATACAACGTCATGATCATAGGTTCGCATATTTCTTAATAGATGACGGTATAAAACGGATGTTCAAGGTCGTTCATAGGGATGTCCGATACATGAAATGTCACTTGATAAAAATCGAACTTCTAAAATAATCGAAACATTCTTAAAAATCTTTGCCCAAATATTACttcctatgtacctactagcctACCTATCAATCTTTATTGTGGAGCGCTCAACGAAAAGTTTTGATTAATATGATAGTAATTTAAGTAACTAGTAGagctgccaggtaaaattagggccttttcagtgcgacgcgaATGGCCTGCGCGGACGTCCACGGCGGACGGTGGAgtgtatgaaacctcaacagcgcgttcagagcgtcgcggagctgtccgcgtcgcggagttgttgaggtttcatacattttgccgTCCGTCGCGGGCGTCCGCGTGGGTcgtccgcgtcgcactgaaaaggcccttaGTAAGACAAATATTTAGCGGGGAATTTGAAATGCCATGCCATGCCATTAACTAAAAAGTTTTGCGTAAAAATTATCTACTAATATTTAGTAGTTAGTATTAGTATTTGTTCCTAGATGTTACTGAATAGTTtacaaaacaaaagaaaaaataaacagtCATAGATTTTATCAAATAGGATTTCCATACTAATAACTAAATTACCTGCCTTTTAGAGAAATCTCGTGATTGAAACATTTTAGCTAATGGTATTTTCGCTAAAATTTTACAAACGTTAATAAAAAGaagtttccaaaaaaaattagcTCCTTCCATTTTGATCGGATTCGAAAGCAGGCAGTCCGATTTGCGGACAATAATATCAGACTAACCCACCGAAAGCAATTTCACCTTTACCCCTTAGGTGCCTGACGTATCGaccacccgttgtgccagatttTTGTTTTACTCACTGGAACCAACTTCCTTGGACTATGTCTCCATTTGATTTCGACGAATGGGATCATTCAAGGGTAGGATCAactaattcctgaaaagccgacAACGCATTTACGGTTTTTTTGGTGCTGCCAATTCATGAGTGGCAGTAATTAttacttaaattttaaaataccattAATTCCATTGAACCATCAATTGACACGTTatgtttctaaagttacccattACCACTGTAT
Encoded here:
- the LOC123869954 gene encoding muscle-specific protein 20-like yields the protein MPGRPIWQCANKREPEKEQEAQRWIEAVIGEKFPSNLPYELALRDGIILCKLMNKLQPGIISKVNVSGGDYKFMDNISQFQKACIKYGVPDTDLFQSTDLWDQKNIALVTQTIFALGRTSYKHPEWRGPFLGPRPAEENRREFSEDVLRAGESVIGLQAGTNKLASQSGQSFGASRKIILGK